The following DNA comes from Anopheles coustani chromosome 2, idAnoCousDA_361_x.2, whole genome shotgun sequence.
TGCATAGAgtcattattttgtttaagcTAATTTTCTCTCGATGCACAAAAAAGAGGTACACACGTGTGCAAGTAGATTGAGCTCGGTTTACCTTTTCGGCGTGAAGTTTTGTgtaggaatgttttatttttcatcgtcgGGTTTTGTTTGCCACTCGCGGTATGATTCGCGGGGTCAATAGGGACGTCACGCAAGTCGCCGCACACAATGGGCCGCTCCGGTCGACACACTACGACGGAGAGTGGTTGAGATACTTATCGAACCCCGAGATAATGGTTCGGAATGCGTTAACTGCATGTGCAACGAAAACATTCGTACCACGggaaggagaaagaaagcaaacaacaaacaaatttaacaaaaaaaaaaactgcgaaGAAACGTACCGCAAGATAAACATGTTTCCGCGTccaaaaatggcaaaatggCCAACACATGCCGCTGCCCGAAAAATGGCCATTCCGTTTTCACTGGGGAAGGACCACTGTGCGCTCGGGGACCGGGGCCGGGATGGGCAGACGAAAGAAAGCAATTGTTTGTTGTGCAATCGTGGGCATTGGTTTAATGGACGCCCAAAATGGGTTTCCGACTAATTATGTGCTCgattttatgcaaataaaaagttGCCATCGATTTCgctatttattttgcaattaaatCAATCAAGCAACAAGTTCTCATTTTTTACCCATTTTCGATGGGCTTATAAAATACCAGATAAACTTTCTAAGTTTGGCTGAGCACATTAAACTTCAATTGAATGATAGAAATGCGATCTAActaaaaccgttttgcttattgAACATACACTTAAACAAAGACTTTTTACTTTCTCGGAGCTTGAATGGAATTAACTTTCCAGATATTAACAAAGAAGCAGAATTGTTATTAAAAGACATGTAACAATTGATattaacaaaaatacaaataagtaaaaaacCTATGTGAATGTTGTGCTGACAAAGATGTTGTAGCAAAAAGGTTATCAACCAGCTTATTAAAAAtcaatgtgtttaaaaatagtcAATGGCATAAGAAagctcgaaaaaagtcgtatGGACAGTAAACCTTGGTGATATTGAAGCGTAAGTTGACCACCCATTGGCAGCATTGCTCCAGAACCCATCCCAGCTTTCCTTCGACGTAAAATTTGCGCACTGTTTATAATAGGATTACTGTGCGGATTTATTTCTATTCTTGACAGTGGCAATAACGTAGCGTGAagctttaatttaataattccaCCTTCCGACCGGTAAGTCACGATGCAAGAAGAAACAGAAGAAGATCGCTTTCTTCGATTGGACAAGAAGGTGCATCGTTCGTAACGGCGGCATGATGCAAGCGACTGATTGATTTGTCAATCTTTGCCGTGATGGGGTTTGTCACGGTTTGAAATAATCTTGTTGAGTCGGGATCAAATATGACACGAATCGAAAGACTCGGTGGTGGGTTCGTTGACGTGGAAACTTGTCCAAatgttgggaaaagttttcgctAACGACGGCAGGAAACCATCGGGCAAGCACGCAAAGCTCTTCACTGGCCACCGGCACCACTTTTGCATAACTGACCGTTACGAACCAAACGGTGGAGTAGGTGGAGTAAACCAGCACTTGGGGGAGGgtaaaaactttaaaccaATATTTTGTTATGAGACCACCCGCACACCGGATGGACCGATGATGGACAGGGGCCAGCTTTATCTTTCCTTCGCCGAAGCATAACTGATAGCGTTCGCTTTTCTGTTCCTACtttcggtttttgttctttggTGTCGATGAGGTGAAAATAACTGGCCACTTGGAAGGTGGAGGATGGCGAGAGGAAAACAGGCCCGACGCAAAATGAGAAACCAACACCACCGAGAGGGCCGGAAATGAGGAGCCCCGGCAGGGAAATGACGGAAATGATTGGAATGCATTTTTCTAGTTTACAGCGCGTCGCCGCTCGCGAGCTTTTCTCCAATCCGTTTCAATTTCCACGGTCAATCGAAAGGGATTtgcgttttttgtgttttcttccagCGCCGTTTTATGTTGTCTTTCAAACTCGTTCGAATGCCTTTCCCaagcatgtgtgtgtatgtgtttaagagggggaaatgaaaatgtatttccACGCCGTTTCTTTTCCCGGACCAATTGAATCGGCTGCGGGATGAAATTTCCGATCAATTACCAAACGCGGGCGTTGTTAAAGGAAACCAATAAAACTTAAGGTAAAGGGAGAAAAGTGagaagtagaagaaaaatgaaagtatTTTACCGGCTTATTAACTGTTAATTAATTGGTTCGGTCGCAAATGTGGCCCGTTTTACTTTTAATGCTGCGCCGGATGACGATGGGGAGGACTAGGAACAATGTTGCTAATCGGCCTGATAAGTGGAAAGACAAACCGGTGTCGTTGCTTTTTCTTGACCAGCGagataattttcaatcaaccaAGTGGTTGGTTTTTCTACCTGAGACACTTTTTTCAACTAATCCGGCCGGAAGGACTCACTTCTTTACAGTACagtatttcgtttttattactcAAAAGTGAGTTTTATCTTTGAGGTTTTccagtgaaataaaaaaaggtgatTAGGATTATTTTACCTACTTCCAAGAAAGAGTTGAAGCTTGTATGTGCACTCTTTaaaacaacaacgcaaagACTGATGACTGATAACATAatcaaaaaaattgaaaacaaaaatatcgcttgttttgttttttaatggtATTTGTTcgtacaaaattgaaaaaaagggtATCAATTTGTGGATTGTTTTTTACATAcctgtaaattttaaatttcacaagAATATTTTACATGAAAGTCACATCAAGAATTTATGCAACATCAACAGATTCTGGAAGGTACACAAAATAGTTGAGTTAAGTAAATTATATCAGATGATTTATAATGGTTCATGATAGCATTGATCGACAACAAATATCTTTAGTCATCAAATGACAAAAGAACACATAGTTGTGGATAGTTTTCCAATAcagaatatgtttgaattcacATTAACGGACTTTTCAAACTAAGTGATTTCATTGCGCTTGGGGAAtggcaaaacgaaaacatgaaataaaatgttgccaCGATCGTTTCCATTCCATTGACCCGAAGGCGACGTGCCCCAGTGCCGCCGTACACTCCAATAAACTCCTAATGAGTCGATATAACGCCCGCAATGGAGCTAATTTTCAATCCCATTACGCAACGCCTCGGGCCTCCAGAGGGGACCGGAGTGTGATAGGACGTAAAAGTGGCATGCTCATGCAGCATAAAGAGGCTGAACCGAATGGACCCTCCGAATGGTGGGGCATGGATGCATCATTCCGCATCACTTGCCGCTGCTTTGCTGGACCAACGGGAGAAATATGAAAACTCACGGGCCGATTCGCTTGATCACTTCCGCCGGTGGTGTCTGCACGTGCCGTCATGGAAAACGATTGCCCCCGGACAGGACTGGCTGCTGGTGTGTGAAGTGAAGGGCGAATTTTCCCGGTGACAGTTTACAAGCGAGCGCGTTACGCGTGAATTTATCGCACTGACCGCATCCACATGACGTTCCAATCGTGTCTTGGACACGGTTATGCTTGAAGTTTACGGTCACCGGTGGCGCGGACAGGTGAGTGAAGGTAAGCCTCCATATGGACATATGTCGCCCGACGGTAACACGTTGATCACCGATGATGCTACTGGTGTCCGCGACATAACGTGTTTTTGTCCACTCGGGTGCGTCGTCTCACGTTGTGTTTAAAGCCGCTTACAACGGTTACCGTTCGGAGCGCCATTCTCCatgggatgtttttttcccaccaacgCGATGTTCCGTTCGGTCCACGCGACTTTCGACGACCGGATGGTTCTGTCAGTCCGTGTTCTACATATGGTTACCGTGTTTCTAATTATTATTCAACTCAACAACCCAAAACAAAGGGTGATAATGCCACACTGTCAAGCAAAACATAGAACCATGGGACGATCGTTTTCCAGCGCCCCAACATACTGTTTGTTGTGTACCTTTTGCGTAACGGAACGACACGGTCTTGAATGCATTATTCTTCTCCAAACTTCAAAACACAGCCAGCAGAGTCCCTTAAGTGTCGGAAACGATTCCATTCAGAAATGCCATGCCTCTGAACGGGGGCATTTAACGTTTGTAGGACATGGTCAAGATTAATTGACATGACATGATTTGTTTAGGTGTCCAACTTTTGCAATCATGCATGGTTCATAAAACAATTACAATTGAGTTGTTTTGCTATGATTCAGTCAATTAGATTTCATTGTTCGGTACATCAAGATATTGAAACTAATAGAAATAATTTCTAGAAATTTTGTAacgtgttttttaaattttaaacttgtTAAATTTGTAAAGTAATGTAGtagttttcatcattttttcaaattaatttaaccaTATTTAAATTGTTACATTCAAAACATTCACGACGGGGTTGAAAAACGGGGTTTCAACGATCAGTTTTTAccaataaatcaaataaaaaaataaaataggtataaaagttaattttgaaactatttttatttaaaaaatgctaGCGAACCTGGGAGAGGATAAAATGGCACAGAAATGAAACTATTACAAGCgtttaaaaatgtaacaaaaagcAATCAAACTATAAAAAGTTGCAATACAAAAAACAATCTCTCTGGGATTTGAATAATGAAGCGATTGTTTTATGGAAGGATTACTTCAAACTACCTCCATAGCCAAGCCAAGTTTATTGGTATACATCTCATTTCTAATTCAAATGCTAATGTCTCGCGTTGAAAGTCAATCAATGAGTATATTGCagtcattttttctttctatttctatTTACTCTCTGACTAAATCCGACGAGGTTTTCTCTACGTTTTCGCCCTCGGCATCTACTGAAATCAAATGTATCAATTCGATCCAGTTTGCGATCGTTTTCGTCGATCTCCATTCCGTTTCGAGATCTTCTTCCCGGCTTTCGATCGCCCCGTGAAACGCCCCTTGCAAGAGATTGATCGCGGAATGGATAATGGGGTCTTAGTTGGCTTCATCTTAGTTAGCCCTACCAAATGCCACGTTTCTAATCGGGCTCGCCTAAAGTGGCTGCTGAAGTCCAGGTGGTTGTTTCGCTTCGAACTTCCTATCGACTACGTTTCGTCGCGCGGACCTGCCGGTGGTTGAAGTAAACTTAAATGTGCCGTGCTTCACCGTCGtaccatcgtttttttttggtgtttcaAGATGTGGCagaacaaagaaaaggatGGCGTAGAAGAAACCTGGCGCAAAATCGGTAGGTTATGAAATATGCAGCCCACAGAGGATTGGCTGATATTTACCCATCGCTCGAGAAGGAGAAACCTTCAAAGAGGAGCAGCACTGAAGAAAAGGCTTCGGTAAAACGCAGCAACACTCAAACCTGTAGAGTTTCGaaagggaagggaagaaaaacatggtttgTTGAGACGAGCACGAACGACTGCGACTGTGGCGATGCTCCTCCGGCAAGAGATGAAGAATTTGGCCAACTTTCGATAATCGAAATGCCAAGAtcgagcaaaaaacaaacgaagcgTTCTCCGAGGGATAAGCGATCGGTTTGGAGTGTTTGGGGATCCTTCAAATGGCAACATTCCACCTTTTCCGGTATGCAATTGACATGATTTCGATGAAGGGAGTGGTAAACTAGACGAGGAGCAAAGAAACTGTGTCAACTTTTTCGCACCAAAAGGCAGGACGAGTTTTGGGACATAAAGCAAACTTGCAAAATGGTAGCGTGAATGCTTATGGAAATGAtaatcatgatgatgatgatgaggcattgataattattattattttgttaacCCAATACTTTTACGTGCTTAGACTTTTAAAGCacaaaaatagtttaaacCCTCATGGAACATACAACAAATCTGCTTGAAAGTTATAGGAATGGGTTCTGGAGTCAAAAACTGTATTTCCCTTTTTACGAGTGTTCATTCatgaaatgtgtttcatttaTCCTTTCCCTTCTCTCGCTCTTTGCTTCTTCCAGGGTGCGGACGCGGAAAATGTAGTGTGGACAGTGATGGAGCAAAACATTTTCGACGTCTCGGATGACATTTCGTTCCCCTGGTTGCCGGCGTACGCCGAGGCGACGGAAGCGAATCCACTCAATGGCACCACCGGCAGCCGGATGCTGGAGACGATCGTCGAGGAAAcgtccgacgacgacgatggccgCGAGAAGGACCGGGACAAGGATGACAgcgacgatgatggtgatgacgatcagcagcaacagcagcagcagcagcaaccactCAGTTGGTCCCAGTACGATCACGTCTGGAGTTCCGGTGGTTCGGATGCGGAATCGGTGATCCGCGTCGAGACACCTTCCGGTAAGATAAGTTCAATGTTCCTGCTCGCTAGCGCTGAAGGTGCTCCATTTCTTACGGCCTCGTTTTGTTTGGGATGTTTTTCTCCTCCGTTTCCCGGCGTAGACCAAGACACAATGTCGGAGCGCGATTTCATCTGCCCTCCGAAGCGTCGGAAGCAGGAGACGCCAACGTTCGGTGACGAGTTCCTTTCTTCCGATCTAGCCATCTACGGCCGGCGGCCGCGCATTTGCGTCGAATCCGACGGCCTGGAAACGAATGAATATTTCATGAAGCGACACAATGAACAAAGGTACGTAGTTTTCTGCCCGCGTCTTCTCCTTGGTTCCTCTAggcatgtttttttaagaTCTCGCTAGCTCGAGCGAAAAAGATAAATGCGTTCGGTGGAACAGTTTTTGGTGCTGTATTTAGCTGGGTGACATTTAGTGGCCATGTACCATTGTGATTAGTTTACGGGGTTCGTGTTACAACGAGAGCGGGAGTATTAATTTAAAAGCCACTATCCGCGGGACTTGACATTTTGACAAAAATGCTTGTTTAACAGCTCGCGCCTGGCAATGGACTGATCAAATACCTTCACTTTCTCATCACTTACGGGTGGAAGAAGGCATGGAAAACtgatagaaaaataattagCAGGTGGAACAACGTGACAATGGATTTAAAAACGATTGAATGGCACAGTTTTAAGTTGGACGGCAGCTTGACAAATTTTTAACCAAGAGAATCTTTCGTGTGACAAATTGTGGTGAAACCAATATTTACTATCATGTACTTTTTCcactaaaaaaaaccttttccatttaaaaaaaaacgtcaacgCACTAAAGACGTTTTTCGTTCACAAGATACCTACTTTATTTGAAGATAGATGTCATTTCTCCAAAGTAAACTTTCTTTCCAATTCACTACAACTGTTTTATTTAGTAGAATCTATTTCACCGTtgtatctttcttttttgtttttgtctcttTGAATGAAGACAAATATTTTACTATCAAACGAtctgtttttattcaaaagcaGTTGCTGTGCAGAGTAATGCTTGTATCAAAAGATGCTGCAGCTAATGAACATCTTCATTGGTGAGGTAATCGCTTTATGTTTGTGTTAATTAATGTACGCGCGAATCATCATTCGCGAGTAAGACAAACCACGCAAGTCGTTCTTGAAATAGTACCACATCATCGCACTACCATCATTTTGTGTGTTCTGATATCGGCCGTTTAAATTGGAACGGTGGCAGTTCACGTACCACCAGGCTCCGTGAAATTCCTTAGCACAATTACGATTATCTACGTCATTGTCGCGATCGAATGTGCTAAACTTTTGATTCAAGTGGATTCCCATCGCATCTCCTGCTATCCCAATGTATTTCCCTAACTTTTTCAACGCATACTTTTCCGATTCGCTCCCTATCTCAAACCCGTCGTACTTAGCGAATTTGTAGTTTCCGTAGAAATCTTTCAATTCCACCAACAGTTCAAGCGGTCGGTTTTTAGTAATATGATGCACGTTTTCCAGCCCAAGCCAGAATTCGGCATTAATATCCATTGCGTTTCCGAATCCATTACGGTACTCGGTCCAGTTTCTATAAAAATCGACCGAACCGTCGAACCTGTGCTGAATCACAATCCAGCCGCCTCCGAACCTACGGATAAAGTGAAGCAACGTAGTGTGTAATGTTGCTTGCATACCAATATTTCGTACcgaatttgttaaaatatcaagggtttttttgttctctccAAGTTTCTTAAGCTCAGTCACACCCTGCAAAAGAAGCAGacatcaatttttaaaaaaatcaaccaactTGATTTTCTGAACCCGATTGCTACCACTATTGTATGATTCTTTACCTTTTCCAAAGAGTcttccatttcattcatcATTTCCTCGATCGTCTCGATCTTTTCGTCGATATTATTTTCGTGTTTGTTTAGCTTCTCGTGTAGACGATGCTCCGTTTCCTAGAAAGAGTCAAAAAATTTCTCTGTTATCATCGTGTTTTCACTTAACTTGTGCTGGGGATTGCACACTAATATTTCTTACCGAATTTGTTAAAATGTCAggggtttttttgctttctccaAGTTTCTTGAGCTCAGTCACACCCTGCAAAAGAAGCagacataatttaaaaacaaaaattgaccAGCTTGATTTTCTGAGCCGGATCTCCACTACCTATTGCATGCTTCCTTACCTGTTTCAAAGAGTCTtccatttcattaattttggaCTCGATCGTCTCGATCTTTTCGTTGATACTATTTTCTTGCTTGGTTAGCTTCTCTTGTAAACGATGCTCCGTTTCCTACAAAGAGtcgatatttttcttctttatcatCGTGTTTTCACTTAACTTGTGCTGGGAATTTAGATTCACCTTCAGCGAACTCTTCATAGTTTGCTCGACCTCTTGCAGCTTGTCTTGCAAGTAGTCCAGCTTTGTCATCAAAAGCTCCATCACGAAACCTCCTATCGCCATTGTGAGCCGGGCTGATAAAACTACACTAAAACACAGCACCAAGCCATAGCTACATTTATTCATGACTTTAGAATTAGTTGAAAGCACTTTAACACACAGTCAGAACAAAAGGTGGTAAACGACTGAAGATCATGCGATTTCTTTTTGGCTCGGAAAGGCAAGAAATATAAAGAACTTCTTCTGAGTATGTGTTGAGCCAACTGATCGAGAAcatattttgagaaaaacttGTTCTTTCTGGGTGACCCATAGCTACACAAAAGCGGATACCACAAACAAAGCCGAGAGCGTGAACTGGTTATGTTATCTCGAAGATTCCCGGCTTCGCTTTCAGACTCGTGAAATGCTGGTGCtctcgaaaagaaaatgtattgCGACAAATTGTGCTGAAATCGATATTTACTACCATGTAGTTTTCCACtactatttatttaaaaaaaacaaaagttcatAACATACATACGATATACGATAACAGCTAATCGGGTACAGCATGGACTACGATCGGATAAAATCCGTTCGACggtcggtgaaaaatgaactctgTGCGTTTATACCTTACATGTTCAAAGGTTCCTTTGAAGCCTCCAACTTCGTTTATACCTaaggcgttgaagtgtttcaaTGTAATGgatgattgtttcttttcaaacgaagtCGTTGGTtatcatttcaataattaattCATAAAAACTACAAATAGGATCCTCAGAAATGCGATTAACACTCTTTTTATAAATAAGAACCCTGAAATTTTCGAATTCGTTGAGAATCCGCGGCTTAAAACCTCGCGGATTTCTTCCCATACAAACGGGAACGAACGGATTTGCCCAAAGAGTTCATTTCGTTGACATTCAAAATGGCAGGTAAAATGAACATATTTAAGGGGAGATGAGTGAAATTTTTCCCGCGCTTTTTCACTTGAGTGACCTTTGACAACTCGATTCGAACGTATATTTTTCGATCGTAGTCCGTGCTCGACGCGAATATTTCTCCAAAGTAAACTTTCTTTCCAATTCACTCTTACCAATTAAATGGTTAAATCTATTTCACTCTTATTTCTATCTATTTTTCTCTTTGAATGAAAACgaacattttacttttaaccAATGTTTGAATACTATTTTCATGCAGAAACAATTGCTGTGCATAGTAATGCTTGTATCAGGTTTTCTGTTGATTCCTTTAATTTAGTAGAAGagaagggagagagaaagcaaAGATGCTGCAGCTAATGAACCTTCGCTGGTGAGGTAATCGCTTTATGTTTGTGTTAATTAATTATATCACGAATCATCATTCGCGAGTAAGACATACTACGCCAGTCGtcttttaaatttatccaCACCATCGCACGCAAATCACCTGTTGTGTTCTGATAAGGCCCGTTCAAATTGGAATGGATACAGTAATTGTACCACCAGGCTGCGTGAAAATCCTTAGCACAATTACCGTCCTTCGACTTATCATTGTCTCGATCGAATGTGCTAAACTTTTTATTCTTGTTGCTTCGTAACGCATCTCCTGCTGTCCCTGAGTATCTCCCTAACTTCCTCAACACATACAACTCCGATTCGTTCCCTATCTCAAATTCGTCGTACTTTGCGTATTTGTAGTTTCCATGGAAATCTTTCATTTCCACCAGCAGTTCATGCGGTCGGTTTTTGGTAATTTGATGCACGTATTCCAGCCCGAGCCAGAATTCGCCATCAACATTCCCAAATCCATTTCGGTACTCCGTCCAGTTCCTATAAAAGTCAACTGAACCGTCGAATCTGTGCTGGATTACTATCCAGCCGCCTTCGAACTTATTTTGTTCGCAAAAGACTTCGAAAGGCTTAGATTTTTCCCACAAACGGAACAGATACGTTCCGGATTCTCCGGTAACTTGACGACATGAACGGATAGGAGTTATTAAGTGGTCTTCCAATGTCTTACTGCGTGTTTCTACATTGGTAGTTAAATTATGAATCGAACTTGTTAGCATGTCAAgaatttccttattttctcTCAGTTTCTTGAGCCCAGTTTGCGATAATTCCTCCAATTTGCTCCGTGTGTTCTCTTCGTTTGTCTTCACACTCTGCAAAAGAGGCAATCATTAATTTCACAAAATTATATTCGTATAAATTTGAAGACTGTAACACCCATTGCACACTTCCTTACCTTTTTCAAAGAGTCTTCCATTGCATGCATTTTGACCTCGATCGTCTCGATACTATTTTCTTGCTTGTTTAGCTTCTCTTGCAGACGTTGTTCCATTCTCTGAAAAAATTCGTCATATTTCTCCTTAATTTCCGGCACTCACTTAACTTGAGTTGAAAGTTTAACTATCACCTCCATAGCTGTCTTCATAGTTTGCTCCACCTCTTGCAGTTTATCTTGCAAGTAGTCCAACTTTGTCATTAAAAGCTCCATCTCGAAACCTCCTATCGCCATTGTGAGCCGAGCtgacaaaactacaccaaaacACAGCACCAACATAATATTACAATTACTCATGACTTTCAAATCGCTGTATTTCAAAGCACTTAAACACATAATCtgacgaaacgaacgaaacatgAAACACGACTGAGGATCGTTCGGATTCGTTTGGCTCGGAAAGGCAAGGAATACAAAGAACTAATGTTGATAATGTGTTCTGAGCGATAACGCGTGCACAATTATCACTAACACTGAGCCAATTAATGGCGAACATATAAAAACGTTAAGTGTTAGGGAGTTAtcctaaaaaaataaatttattccgATCAGGTGAACCTGTCGTCTCCAAAGTCTGAATTAAAACTAATCGATTCTTATTAACTAGGTGCTGGAGCTAGCCTCCGTATCTCCTAttcttatttcttttcttcctgcACGTGCTGCATCGGCTGGTCGCTCAGCTGGTCGTTGTTGGTCGCTTTTCCGCTGACTCTGCTTTGCAAGTACGGTGCCCTCGGCTGGCGTTGCGTTGCTGACGCTGCTTGGCGCTGGTACGGTTGTTCGTTGCCATGTGGTCATGCGGTGTCGATGAACTGCTTGCCATGCAGTTATTGTTTGGTGCATACCGTAACTATATATTggcaaaaatatgttcttcCATGTACCACAACTTTATGGTACACATCAGCCCGTACCACAAACAGAGTCGGGAGCGTGAACTGATAATGTTATCTCGGGCGGTAATTTCCGGTGTCTCTTTCTGACTCGTCAAACGCTCTTTTCTTcgttgtttttcttgaaaagaTTATGTTTTTGCTATTCTTTTCTTCTCAATTAATTATACGCAAGGCGTGTGACCTGGTGAATGACTGCCTAAGTTGGCACCAGTTGATAATGGAGAAAAGAACGTTCGACAACCGAAAGTTTCAATTCGAAGAGTGGCCAAATAAGTTGTTCTTATCACACACATCTAATAACGTAGCGTTTGGAGCTCAGATACGAAATATCTGTCTTTGCTCATGTAAATttctaattttatttcttctggcGTGAATTCTAATCTAATCTGCGCAAAGCTCATAATGTGATATAAAATACAGAAGCCATTGTGCAATTGAAATGGTTAATGATacagaaattatttttccgttattttaacgaattaattttGAATCAAAGCTGATCTGAATCTCCAGTAGATGTCTCGCAAATGAAGCTAGTTTTGCGGCTAGGTGGCGCTAGTAACCGACAGGTTTGCTAGCGACATCTATTGATAAAAAAGTGCAACAGTTGTGAGTGCCCTCTGCTGGCAATTTGTGAGACTcgttaatatatttttaaataaataaacgaaatcatgtatttttctttttattttttgcgaaAAAAGTTCCCAAAAGTGTCCCAACAGTTCTTCATGAATTGTACAATTCATATATATAATTGAATCCAAAATGTTAACGATCTCATTAAATACAgccaatatttgtttttgagaaTTTAGCAAAATACGGGTTTAAAAACATCGTTaatgatttgatttaattattatGGCAATATCTGTGCAATATAATTTACCATCATAGTCCATTCATCTGACTAAAAACCCATTCCAACTCAAAACGCAGCCTCCAGCCTGAGTCCGATACGCTGATCGTGTACCAAACATACCAGTGAAAGGGTTCACCTAGATCACACCTAATACGATGGTCGTTCCACAATTTCACCCTCCCTTTGTCGCCGTGAATGATGTGTGTTCCGGTCAGAGATAAAATGCATAATCAGGTCGTTAACCGCTTCCGCACGCCCGAAGACCTTGGCCATGGGGGAACGCAGATCGCGTTCGACGTTAGCTGGTATGTTGTGAATGAAGCACGAAATATGTTTTCCGTCCTACTGGAGGGAGGAATCGTTTTGCCACACACGTGTTTGTGGGTATCTCCATTTGAAGTACGTTGGTGTGTCGGACGTACGGAAACAACGCACGCGCAGCCTTTGGTCGACCCTAACGGAACGGAAGATGCCAACTGTCAGCAGTTATTACAGCTATACCACCGTGGCACCATGACAGTAATGTCCCCGATTCTGGCGCGAACGAACATAAACTACGGCCCGACTAGACGAGACACAGCTGCATAGATGCA
Coding sequences within:
- the LOC131262139 gene encoding fibrinogen-like protein 1, with protein sequence MEQRLQEKLNKQENSIETIEVKMHAMEDSLKKSVKTNEENTRSKLEELSQTGLKKLRENKEILDMLTSSIHNLTTNVETRITGESGTYLFRLWEKSKPFEVFCEQNKFEGGWIVIQHRFDGSVDFYRNWTEYRNGFGNVDGEFWLGLEYVHQITKNRPHELLVEMKDFHGNYKYAKYDEFEIGNESELYVLRKLGRYSGTAGDALRSNKNKKFSTFDRDNDKSKDGNCAKDFHAAWWYNYCIHSNLNGPYQNTTGDLRAMVWINLKDDWRSMSYSRMMILLSARLTMAIGGFVMELLMTKLDYLQDKLQEVEQTMKSSLKVNLNSQHKLSENTMIKKKNIDSLFGGGWIVIQHRFDGSVDFYRNWTEYRNGFGNAMDINAEFWLGLENVHHITKNRPLELLVELKDFYGNYKFAKYDGFEIGSESEKYALKKLGKYIGIAGDAMGIHLNQKFSTFDRDNDVDNRNCAKEFHGAWWYVNCHRSNLNGRYQNTQNDGSAMMWYYFKNDLRGLSYSRMMIRAYIN